Proteins co-encoded in one Prevotella sp. E13-27 genomic window:
- a CDS encoding CapA family protein: protein MKRFFTALAVSVIGAWMVCANAQCTIVMTGDILLDRGVRQVIDHRGVDALFSRSIDSLFREADVVVGNLECPATKIESPVQKRFIFRAEPEWLYALKRHGITHLNLANNHSIDQGRGGLADTWKNIALAGMTPVGAGTTMEQAAQPVLLTRSPRNVWLIASLRLALENWAYLDNRPTVSQEPFERLLSRIKQLRKSDPTAVIIVSLHWGGEHTLKPVPSQRIDAHRLIDAGADLLVCHHTHTLQTVEEYHGRMIYYSIGNFIFDQQKPMNTEACVVKLQVGEDCIAVETVPIEIRRCAPQVIDKNFSTTVTF, encoded by the coding sequence ATGAAGAGGTTTTTTACAGCTCTGGCTGTTAGCGTCATTGGGGCATGGATGGTTTGTGCCAACGCCCAATGCACCATAGTAATGACTGGCGACATACTGCTTGACCGCGGTGTGCGCCAGGTGATAGACCACCGGGGAGTGGATGCTCTTTTCTCAAGGAGCATCGACTCCCTTTTCCGTGAGGCTGATGTCGTGGTGGGCAACCTGGAGTGTCCTGCCACAAAGATTGAGTCGCCTGTGCAGAAGCGTTTCATCTTCCGCGCCGAACCTGAGTGGCTCTATGCACTGAAGAGGCATGGCATAACGCATCTTAACCTTGCCAACAACCACTCCATAGACCAGGGACGCGGCGGTCTCGCTGACACTTGGAAGAACATTGCCCTGGCTGGTATGACGCCCGTAGGGGCAGGCACCACAATGGAACAGGCTGCCCAACCGGTGCTGCTAACAAGGAGTCCGCGCAACGTGTGGCTCATAGCGTCGCTAAGACTGGCACTGGAAAACTGGGCTTATCTGGATAATAGACCAACGGTGAGTCAGGAGCCTTTCGAAAGACTGCTGTCGCGCATAAAACAGTTGAGGAAGAGCGACCCCACTGCCGTGATAATAGTGTCGCTCCACTGGGGAGGCGAACATACGCTGAAACCTGTGCCCAGTCAGCGCATAGATGCTCACAGACTCATTGATGCCGGTGCCGACCTGCTGGTGTGTCATCACACACACACCCTGCAGACAGTAGAGGAATACCACGGACGCATGATATACTACAGCATAGGCAACTTCATCTTCGACCAACAGAAACCTATGAACACCGAGGCGTGTGTGGTGAAGCTTCAAGTGGGCGAAGACTGCATTGCGGTAGAGACGGTGCCTATAGAAATAAGAAGATGTGCGCCACAGGTAATAGATAAAAATTTTTCGACAACTGTAACTTTTTAA
- a CDS encoding RNA polymerase sigma factor: MDFRTDILPLKNELYRLALRITLNPAEAEDVVQDTMIKVWKKREQWDKIESIEAFCLTICRNLALDKTRRAENQNEQLNDTHDPPDSSYASNPEEQAVQRDRVALVRQLIDTLPEKQRSCMQLRDIEGKSYKEIAEVMGINEQQVKINIFRARQAIKQKFIETEKYGL; this comes from the coding sequence ATGGACTTCCGCACCGACATACTGCCACTCAAAAACGAGCTATACAGACTGGCACTCCGCATCACTCTCAATCCTGCGGAGGCAGAAGATGTCGTGCAAGACACCATGATAAAGGTGTGGAAAAAGCGGGAGCAATGGGACAAGATAGAGTCGATAGAGGCTTTCTGCCTGACAATCTGCCGCAACTTGGCACTCGACAAGACAAGGCGCGCGGAGAACCAGAACGAACAGCTCAACGACACCCACGACCCACCTGACAGTTCATACGCCTCAAACCCGGAAGAACAAGCCGTACAGCGAGACCGGGTGGCACTGGTGAGACAACTCATTGACACACTGCCCGAGAAACAACGCTCTTGCATGCAACTGCGCGACATTGAGGGGAAAAGCTACAAAGAGATAGCCGAGGTGATGGGCATTAACGAACAACAGGTGAAGATAAACATCTTCCGAGCGCGACAAGCAATAAAACAGAAATTCATCGAAACAGAGAAATATGGACTATAA